A single genomic interval of Alteromonas sp. BL110 harbors:
- a CDS encoding YqaA family protein, with amino-acid sequence MKLFEPCYDMALRWARHRHATKYLGGLSFSESVFFPIPPDVMLAPMALSQPNKAWQFALITTIASILGGIAGYWLGYFAFDAWLAPLIESWGYTHKIETAMQWFKDYGVWVVFLAGFSPIPYKIFTVSAGFLQMAFLPFILASAVGRGARFFLVAALMRWGGAAMEQKLRQYVEVLGWAVVILVVLAYLLLR; translated from the coding sequence GTGAAGCTTTTTGAGCCGTGTTATGACATGGCATTACGCTGGGCGAGACATCGCCACGCAACCAAATATTTAGGTGGGTTAAGCTTCTCAGAGTCAGTTTTCTTCCCCATTCCTCCTGACGTTATGCTTGCACCTATGGCCTTGTCTCAGCCTAATAAGGCATGGCAGTTTGCTCTGATTACTACCATTGCCTCTATTTTGGGTGGTATTGCGGGCTACTGGCTTGGTTACTTTGCGTTTGATGCTTGGCTAGCTCCGCTTATAGAAAGCTGGGGGTATACCCATAAAATTGAAACCGCAATGCAATGGTTTAAAGACTATGGTGTATGGGTAGTCTTCTTAGCGGGTTTCTCGCCCATCCCTTATAAGATCTTCACAGTAAGTGCAGGCTTTTTACAGATGGCATTTCTTCCCTTTATTCTTGCATCAGCGGTAGGACGTGGCGCGCGATTCTTCTTGGTCGCTGCACTTATGCGCTGGGGAGGGGCCGCAATGGAGCAAAAGCTAAGACAGTATGTAGAAGTGCTTGGGTGGGCAGTTGTCATCCTTGTAGTACTCGCCTATTTACTGCTGCGATGA
- a CDS encoding peptidoglycan DD-metalloendopeptidase family protein, with translation MHKPLFYIGFLLYICVLIGGCAGRKAPAPVVLLNSQVSDGTEEYTKNTYKVQRGDTLYAVAWYTGNDYRDLAKYNQLSAPYTIFPGQTLKVTPPSNVAAVPIKSKVKTKQSATPTTPKVDKSLVDRPSPQAYRESEKVVKPQKVTTVKKPSQSVKKQTPTSFPSKVQKWVWPAEGKLVDTFSKSESGNKGIDIAGAKGSKVVAAADGKVVYSGSALRGYGKLVIIKHTDTFLSAYAYNDTILVKEREWVSAGQQIATMGDSGTNSVKLHFEVRYRGKSLDPMKYLPVLK, from the coding sequence ATGCATAAGCCTCTTTTTTATATAGGTTTTTTGTTATATATTTGTGTACTTATCGGGGGGTGTGCAGGAAGAAAAGCACCAGCCCCTGTTGTTTTATTAAATAGCCAAGTTTCGGATGGAACCGAGGAATACACAAAAAATACCTATAAAGTACAACGAGGCGACACCCTTTACGCAGTAGCTTGGTACACCGGAAACGACTATCGCGATCTAGCAAAATACAACCAGTTATCAGCCCCTTACACCATTTTCCCTGGTCAAACTTTAAAGGTTACACCACCCTCAAATGTAGCTGCAGTCCCCATAAAATCTAAGGTTAAGACTAAACAGTCAGCAACTCCGACCACTCCAAAAGTAGACAAAAGTTTGGTTGACCGCCCATCGCCACAAGCGTATCGTGAAAGTGAAAAAGTTGTTAAGCCACAAAAAGTTACGACTGTCAAGAAGCCGTCACAAAGCGTCAAAAAACAAACGCCAACGAGCTTCCCAAGCAAAGTACAAAAGTGGGTATGGCCAGCAGAAGGTAAGTTAGTTGATACCTTCAGTAAGTCAGAGTCAGGCAACAAAGGAATTGATATTGCTGGTGCTAAAGGCAGTAAAGTTGTCGCAGCAGCAGATGGAAAAGTTGTTTACTCAGGGAGTGCCTTAAGAGGTTACGGTAAGTTAGTTATTATCAAACATACCGATACTTTCTTAAGTGCTTACGCCTACAACGACACTATTTTAGTTAAAGAACGAGAATGGGTGTCAGCGGGGCAGCAAATTGCAACCATGGGTGATAGCGGAACAAATTCGGTAAAACTTCACTTTGAAGTTAGGTATAGAGGGAAATCATTAGACCCGATGAAATACCTGCCAGTATTAAAATAA
- the rpoS gene encoding RNA polymerase sigma factor RpoS gives MGKSNKALESKPQDDLDVIDMPADMKADETLTNDAELENDDAIFSQDDQPKNLDATQLYLGEIGFSPLLTAEEEVYFARRSLKGCEASRKRMIVSNLRLVVKIARRYNNRGLALLDLIEEGNLGLIRAVEKFDPERGFRFSTYATWWIRQTIERAIMNQTRTIRLPIHVVKELNVYLRASRELSQKLDHEPTAEEIAAALDKPVEDVTKMLRLNERITSVDTPIGGENDKALLDIIADEKEFSPEESLQDSDIKSNIVTWLEELNPKQREVLARRFGLMGYEPSTLEDVGAEIGLTRERVRQIQVEALRRLRDMLGHQGLSLENLFDQMK, from the coding sequence ATGGGTAAGTCAAATAAAGCCTTGGAATCAAAACCGCAAGATGACTTAGATGTCATCGATATGCCAGCTGATATGAAAGCTGACGAAACCTTAACCAACGACGCTGAACTAGAAAATGACGATGCCATTTTCAGTCAGGATGACCAACCTAAAAACCTAGATGCCACACAGCTTTATCTAGGCGAGATTGGTTTTTCACCACTGCTAACCGCAGAAGAAGAAGTTTATTTTGCGCGCCGCTCACTGAAAGGCTGCGAAGCCTCTCGCAAACGTATGATTGTTAGCAACCTTCGCCTTGTTGTTAAGATTGCTCGCCGTTATAACAACCGTGGATTAGCACTTCTCGATTTAATTGAAGAAGGTAATTTGGGTCTAATTCGTGCAGTGGAAAAGTTTGATCCTGAACGCGGATTCCGCTTTTCAACGTATGCAACCTGGTGGATTCGCCAAACTATTGAACGCGCTATTATGAATCAAACGCGTACTATTCGTTTGCCAATTCACGTAGTAAAAGAATTAAACGTTTATTTACGTGCTTCTCGTGAACTTTCACAAAAGCTTGACCATGAGCCAACTGCAGAAGAAATTGCGGCAGCACTTGATAAGCCAGTGGAAGATGTAACGAAGATGCTTCGTTTAAATGAACGTATTACCTCTGTCGATACACCTATTGGCGGAGAAAATGATAAAGCACTGCTTGATATTATTGCTGATGAGAAAGAGTTTAGCCCTGAAGAGAGCTTACAAGACTCTGATATTAAGAGTAATATTGTCACTTGGCTTGAAGAGCTAAATCCTAAGCAGCGCGAGGTACTCGCTCGCCGTTTTGGTCTTATGGGATATGAACCTTCAACTCTTGAAGATGTAGGTGCAGAGATTGGCTTAACACGCGAGCGTGTTCGTCAAATTCAAGTGGAAGCACTTCGACGCCTTCGGGATATGCTGGGTCACCAAGGTCTTTCATTAGAGAACTTGTTCGACCAAATGAAGTAG
- the folA gene encoding type 3 dihydrofolate reductase, with product MIAAMAKDRIIGADNDMPWHLPADLKHFKAITLGKAVIMGRKTYESIGKALPGRPNIVITSNADYSLSDATVVDSPESAFEVAKALSHDSGKNDEVMIIGGGTIYQSFLDRADTLYLTHIDLAVEGDTQFPDYKAAARWTEVSREAHSADEKNAHAYTFVTLMRN from the coding sequence ATGATTGCTGCTATGGCAAAAGACAGAATTATTGGCGCAGACAATGATATGCCGTGGCATTTACCCGCTGACTTGAAGCATTTTAAAGCTATTACTCTGGGCAAGGCCGTTATCATGGGGCGAAAAACTTATGAGTCGATTGGCAAAGCACTTCCTGGGCGGCCAAATATTGTTATTACCAGCAATGCTGACTACAGCTTATCTGACGCTACTGTGGTCGACTCGCCGGAGTCAGCGTTTGAAGTAGCAAAAGCGCTAAGTCACGACAGTGGAAAAAATGACGAGGTAATGATTATTGGTGGCGGCACTATCTACCAGTCATTTTTAGATAGAGCGGATACCTTGTACCTTACACATATTGATTTGGCGGTAGAGGGGGATACTCAGTTCCCAGATTATAAAGCAGCAGCACGCTGGACTGAAGTATCACGAGAAGCGCATAGCGCCGATGAAAAGAATGCGCATGCTTATACCTTTGTAACACTCATGAGAAACTAA
- the cgtA gene encoding Obg family GTPase CgtA: protein MKFVDEAEIRVEAGDGGNGTIGFRREKYVPKGGPDGGDGGDGGSVFLQADENLNTLIDYRFERFHRAERGQNGQGSNCIGKKGQDLTVMVPVGTRATDSDTGEVLGDLTRHGQKLKVAQGGFHGLGNARFKSSTNRAPRQKTNGTPGEIRNLKLELMLLADVGLLGMPNAGKSTFIRSVSAAKPKVADYPFTTLVPNLGVVRQDSQRSFVVADIPGLIEGAADGAGLGIRFLKHLERCRILLHVVDIFPVDETDPAENAKAIIEELEKYSPKLAEKPRWLVFNKVDLLLEEEAEERCQQVIDSLEWDGPVYQISAFQKMNLDPLCNDVMDFIETLPAEIEEEEEKKEVEFKWDTYHKNTLEAHDEFEDDLGDDLDDDDWDEDDYDVEVEYRR, encoded by the coding sequence ATGAAATTTGTAGATGAAGCTGAAATTCGCGTTGAAGCCGGTGACGGCGGCAACGGTACCATTGGCTTTAGAAGGGAAAAATACGTACCTAAAGGTGGCCCGGATGGCGGCGACGGTGGTGACGGCGGCAGCGTATTCTTACAAGCCGATGAAAACCTAAATACATTGATCGATTATCGCTTCGAGCGTTTTCATCGCGCTGAACGCGGTCAGAATGGCCAGGGTAGCAATTGCATCGGTAAGAAAGGTCAAGATCTTACCGTGATGGTACCCGTGGGTACACGTGCTACTGACAGCGACACGGGCGAAGTATTAGGTGACCTAACCCGTCATGGTCAAAAGCTTAAAGTGGCACAAGGCGGTTTTCATGGTTTAGGTAATGCTCGCTTTAAAAGCAGTACTAACCGCGCACCACGTCAAAAAACTAATGGTACGCCAGGTGAAATTCGCAACCTTAAGCTAGAGCTTATGCTTCTAGCAGATGTGGGCTTACTTGGTATGCCAAACGCGGGTAAATCAACCTTTATTCGCTCTGTATCGGCGGCTAAACCTAAAGTGGCTGACTACCCGTTTACTACACTTGTACCTAACCTAGGTGTGGTTCGCCAAGATTCACAGCGTAGCTTTGTTGTCGCTGACATTCCTGGTTTGATTGAAGGTGCCGCCGATGGTGCTGGATTAGGTATACGCTTCTTAAAGCACTTAGAGCGCTGTCGTATTTTGCTACACGTGGTAGATATTTTCCCTGTAGATGAAACTGATCCGGCTGAAAATGCTAAAGCAATTATAGAAGAACTTGAAAAATACAGCCCTAAGCTAGCAGAAAAACCACGCTGGTTGGTATTTAACAAAGTTGATTTGTTGCTTGAGGAAGAAGCCGAAGAGCGCTGCCAGCAGGTTATCGACTCGTTAGAGTGGGATGGCCCAGTTTATCAAATCTCTGCGTTCCAGAAGATGAATTTAGATCCACTCTGTAACGACGTTATGGACTTCATTGAAACTCTTCCTGCAGAAATAGAAGAGGAAGAAGAGAAGAAAGAAGTAGAATTTAAGTGGGACACATACCACAAGAATACCCTTGAAGCTCATGATGAATTCGAAGACGACCTAGGTGATGATCTGGATGATGACGACTGGGACGAAGACGACTACGACGTGGAAGTTGAGTATCGTCGCTGA
- the rpmA gene encoding 50S ribosomal protein L27, whose amino-acid sequence MAHKKAGGSTKNGRDSESKRLGVKRFGGESVLAGNIIVRQRGTRFHAGDNMGIGKDHTLFALKDGKVQFDVKGPKNRKFVSIVAE is encoded by the coding sequence ATGGCACACAAAAAAGCTGGTGGTAGTACCAAAAACGGTCGTGATTCAGAGAGTAAACGCCTAGGTGTTAAGCGCTTTGGTGGCGAATCTGTTCTTGCTGGTAACATCATTGTTCGTCAACGTGGTACTCGTTTCCACGCTGGTGACAACATGGGTATCGGTAAAGACCACACGTTGTTTGCACTAAAAGACGGTAAAGTTCAGTTCGATGTTAAAGGACCGAAGAACCGTAAATTTGTAAGCATCGTAGCTGAGTAA
- the rplU gene encoding 50S ribosomal protein L21 — translation MYAVFQSGGKQHRVAEGQTVRLEKIEVAPGETVEFDKVLMVSNGDDVKIGTPIVAGGKVTAEVVTHGRGDKVKIVKFRRRKHSRKQAGHRQWFTEVKITGINA, via the coding sequence ATGTACGCGGTTTTCCAAAGTGGCGGTAAACAACACCGTGTGGCCGAAGGCCAAACCGTTCGTCTTGAAAAAATCGAAGTAGCCCCAGGCGAAACGGTTGAATTTGACAAAGTTTTAATGGTAAGCAACGGTGACGACGTAAAAATCGGCACACCAATCGTTGCTGGTGGTAAGGTGACTGCTGAGGTTGTTACACACGGTCGTGGCGATAAAGTAAAAATCGTTAAGTTCCGTCGTCGTAAGCACTCTCGTAAGCAAGCGGGTCACCGTCAGTGGTTCACAGAAGTGAAAATCACTGGTATCAACGCATAA
- the ispB gene encoding octaprenyl diphosphate synthase, with protein MDIDQIRALSNDDMQAVNQLIQQQVDSDVALINQLGFYIVNSGGKRLRPLLTVLSARAMGIGNNDHHTLAAIVEFIHTATLLHDDVVDESTMRRGRETANAIFGNQASVLVGDFLYTRSFQMMVSLKRMRVMEILSEATNQIAEGEVLQLMNCNDASTTEARYFDVIYGKTARLFEAATQLAAVLTDQDEHIEHAMQEYGKHLGTAFQLADDILDYMADSEEMGKNAGDDLAEGKPTLPLLYAMWHARNDDDKALIQEAIEQSNGLPHLTRIQGIMEETGALDYTRECAQKEVQMAIDSLNAIENSEYKDALVALAHISIERTS; from the coding sequence ATGGATATAGATCAAATCCGCGCCCTGTCTAATGATGATATGCAGGCGGTTAACCAGCTGATCCAACAACAAGTCGATTCTGATGTTGCCCTTATTAATCAGCTTGGCTTTTATATTGTAAACAGTGGCGGCAAACGCTTACGCCCCCTACTTACCGTGTTAAGTGCGCGGGCAATGGGCATAGGTAACAACGACCATCACACCCTTGCAGCCATTGTGGAATTCATCCATACCGCGACCCTGCTGCATGACGATGTGGTTGACGAGTCGACCATGCGTAGAGGTCGAGAGACTGCGAATGCTATCTTTGGTAATCAGGCGTCTGTATTAGTAGGTGACTTTCTTTACACCCGCTCTTTCCAAATGATGGTGAGCCTTAAGCGCATGCGCGTTATGGAAATATTGTCGGAAGCTACAAACCAAATAGCAGAAGGCGAAGTGTTGCAGTTGATGAATTGTAACGATGCCAGCACTACAGAAGCCCGCTACTTTGATGTTATTTATGGTAAAACGGCCCGCCTGTTTGAAGCAGCAACACAGTTAGCGGCTGTTTTGACTGACCAGGACGAGCACATTGAACACGCCATGCAAGAATACGGCAAACACCTAGGCACTGCCTTTCAACTAGCTGACGATATTCTGGACTACATGGCAGACAGCGAAGAAATGGGCAAAAATGCGGGCGACGACTTAGCTGAAGGTAAGCCTACGCTGCCATTACTGTACGCTATGTGGCACGCAAGAAATGACGACGACAAGGCGCTTATCCAAGAAGCTATTGAACAAAGCAATGGCCTTCCACATTTAACGCGTATTCAAGGTATTATGGAAGAAACCGGCGCTTTGGACTACACACGTGAATGCGCACAAAAAGAAGTGCAAATGGCCATTGATAGCTTAAACGCTATAGAAAACTCTGAATACAAAGACGCGCTTGTTGCGCTGGCACATATTTCAATTGAGCGTACGAGCTAA
- a CDS encoding ZIP family metal transporter, with protein MSQGDIVGLLVMATVAGLAMPAGAILATYQGIQPKWLEKELRHGILALGAGALISAVGLVLVPEGIKDVSVFAAIICFIGGALSFMALDIYLAKKKTAGSQLAAMLSDFVPESIALGTTAALGGGTMLLGLLIAVQNLPEGFNAYREMLPKNKQRSNKLIVIFVLMALLGPLFSLLGFYYLAQFPVVMSGIMLFAAGGILYSVFQDIAPQIRMENHWLPPLGGILGFLVGLVGFMLEG; from the coding sequence ATGTCACAAGGCGATATTGTAGGTTTATTGGTAATGGCAACGGTAGCTGGCCTTGCGATGCCTGCGGGCGCTATCTTAGCGACGTATCAGGGCATCCAACCTAAGTGGTTAGAAAAAGAGTTACGCCATGGCATTTTAGCGCTTGGTGCGGGGGCGTTGATCTCTGCGGTAGGTTTAGTACTTGTGCCCGAAGGGATAAAAGACGTATCGGTATTTGCTGCCATAATATGTTTTATTGGTGGCGCTTTATCTTTTATGGCCCTAGATATCTATTTAGCGAAAAAGAAAACTGCAGGCAGCCAGCTAGCCGCTATGCTGAGTGACTTTGTGCCAGAATCTATCGCTCTTGGTACTACAGCAGCATTAGGCGGTGGGACTATGCTATTAGGCCTATTGATCGCGGTTCAAAATTTACCTGAAGGTTTTAACGCCTACAGAGAAATGCTGCCCAAAAACAAACAGCGTAGCAATAAACTCATTGTTATCTTTGTTCTGATGGCCTTACTCGGGCCGTTATTCAGTTTGCTAGGCTTTTACTATTTAGCCCAGTTCCCAGTGGTCATGAGTGGGATTATGTTGTTCGCTGCAGGTGGTATTCTTTATTCAGTGTTCCAAGATATCGCCCCGCAAATTCGCATGGAGAATCACTGGCTACCTCCGCTTGGGGGGATTCTTGGCTTCTTAGTAGGGCTTGTAGGTTTTATGCTTGAAGGCTAG
- the pepQ gene encoding Xaa-Pro dipeptidase — protein MSQHQATYQQHIEELQARTREALQREGLDGLVIHSGQGKRLFLDDNHYPFKVNPQFKAWVPVIANPNCWLVVNGVDKPTLIFYRPEDFWHKVPPEPNDFWTDSFDIKLLQQADAVEKFLPYDKSRFAYVGEYIEVAKALGFDNVNPDRVLHYLHYQRAYKTDYELDCMREANKLAVAGHKAAEQAFREGKSEFDINLAYAAASRQGDNDVPYTSIVALNEHASILHYMQCDTVAPKESRSFLIDAGANYHGYAADITRTYAQDGVKNSAMFRDLIQAVDKVTLTLVDSLKPSVAYSDIHLLAHDGIAQILHDTGMVNLTPPEIVEMGITRTFFPHGIGHFLGLQVHDVGGLVNDDRGTPKPAPDDHPFLRCTRMVEARQVFTIEPGLYFIESLLRDLKATPASKYINWDTIDAYKPFGGIRIEDNIIVHRDKNENMTRELDLN, from the coding sequence ATGTCGCAACATCAAGCAACCTACCAACAGCATATCGAAGAGCTTCAAGCTCGTACCCGCGAAGCATTACAGCGAGAAGGGCTAGACGGACTGGTGATTCACTCGGGGCAGGGCAAGCGCCTTTTTCTAGACGATAATCACTACCCGTTTAAGGTAAACCCGCAGTTCAAAGCATGGGTGCCAGTTATTGCTAACCCTAACTGTTGGCTGGTGGTGAACGGTGTAGACAAGCCTACGCTTATTTTCTATCGTCCCGAAGACTTCTGGCATAAAGTGCCGCCAGAGCCAAATGATTTCTGGACTGACAGCTTCGACATTAAATTGCTTCAACAGGCCGATGCAGTAGAGAAGTTCCTGCCTTATGACAAAAGCCGTTTTGCTTATGTAGGCGAATACATAGAAGTCGCTAAAGCGCTAGGCTTTGATAACGTAAACCCAGACCGTGTATTGCATTATTTGCACTATCAACGTGCTTATAAAACCGATTACGAGCTGGACTGCATGCGCGAAGCTAACAAGCTTGCGGTAGCTGGGCACAAAGCGGCTGAACAAGCTTTCCGAGAAGGAAAAAGCGAGTTTGATATTAACCTTGCTTATGCAGCGGCAAGCCGACAAGGTGACAACGATGTGCCTTACACCAGCATTGTGGCACTTAATGAACACGCTTCAATTCTTCACTATATGCAGTGCGATACTGTAGCGCCAAAAGAGTCACGTTCGTTTTTGATTGATGCGGGGGCGAATTATCATGGCTATGCGGCAGATATTACCCGTACTTATGCGCAAGATGGTGTTAAGAATTCTGCGATGTTTCGCGACCTTATTCAAGCGGTAGACAAGGTAACGCTGACTTTAGTCGATTCGTTGAAACCTAGTGTAGCTTATAGCGATATACATTTGTTAGCCCATGATGGCATTGCACAAATTCTCCACGACACTGGCATGGTAAATTTAACGCCGCCAGAAATCGTAGAAATGGGCATTACTCGCACCTTCTTCCCGCACGGTATTGGCCACTTCTTGGGCCTTCAGGTGCACGACGTAGGTGGTCTTGTAAACGACGATCGCGGTACGCCTAAGCCTGCGCCTGATGACCATCCGTTCTTGCGCTGTACGCGAATGGTTGAAGCCCGTCAGGTGTTTACTATTGAACCTGGCTTGTACTTCATTGAAAGCTTGCTTCGTGACCTGAAAGCGACGCCAGCTTCTAAATACATCAACTGGGATACTATTGATGCATACAAGCCGTTTGGCGGCATTCGTATTGAAGATAATATTATTGTGCATCGCGATAAGAACGAAAATATGACCCGAGAGCTAGATTTAAATTAA